The Archaeoglobaceae archaeon genome includes a region encoding these proteins:
- a CDS encoding secondary thiamine-phosphate synthase enzyme YjbQ, translating to MNVLEVKTKKKTEILDITEEVEKMLKGTGIALIYTPHTTASIILNEAESGLLEDILKALEKIVPQNVSYRHNEIDNNAEAHIKASLLGNSVLIPFENGKLQLGTWQRVLFLEFDGPRTRKVFVRVL from the coding sequence ATGAATGTTTTGGAAGTAAAAACTAAAAAGAAAACGGAGATCCTCGATATCACAGAAGAAGTCGAGAAAATGCTAAAAGGCACTGGAATTGCTCTTATTTACACTCCGCACACAACCGCCTCGATCATTCTGAATGAAGCGGAAAGCGGTCTGCTTGAAGACATTCTTAAAGCTCTTGAAAAAATTGTTCCCCAAAATGTAAGCTACAGGCACAACGAGATCGATAACAACGCTGAAGCTCACATCAAAGCTTCTTTGCTTGGAAATTCCGTGCTCATCCCTTTTGAAAACGGAAAACTCCAGCTCGGCACTTGGCAAAGAGTCCTATTTCTGGAATTCGATGGTCCAAGGACAAGAAAGGTGTTCGTGAGGGTTCTATGA
- a CDS encoding MBL fold metallo-hydrolase, with protein sequence MRLKSRGCNAYLIEDRSRKILIDTGTDGKLLAKQIEELDAIIITHAHFDHIAGARELERIFGCPIYVHPEDMPYVLGEKEFNFSGFMGMMAKMLEKLSNYRAPENVRSIFELESSLKIVHLPGHTPGSVCIFKGFNAYCGDLIRNGGKLSLRSFCSDYKRYLESVKEFIEMEWEIAYPGHGNEVRKSYLKPLKPFPMK encoded by the coding sequence ATGAGGCTGAAGTCAAGAGGTTGCAACGCTTATTTAATTGAAGATCGAAGCAGAAAGATTTTGATCGACACCGGAACCGACGGGAAGCTTTTAGCCAAACAGATTGAAGAGCTTGATGCGATCATAATAACCCATGCACATTTCGACCACATTGCGGGAGCAAGGGAGCTGGAAAGGATCTTTGGCTGTCCAATTTATGTTCATCCCGAGGACATGCCCTATGTTCTTGGAGAGAAGGAATTCAATTTCAGTGGTTTTATGGGAATGATGGCTAAAATGCTTGAGAAGTTGAGCAATTATAGAGCACCAGAGAACGTTCGGAGCATTTTTGAGCTCGAAAGCAGTCTCAAGATCGTCCACTTACCGGGGCATACTCCCGGGAGCGTTTGCATTTTTAAAGGCTTTAATGCCTATTGTGGTGATCTTATAAGAAATGGTGGTAAGCTTTCGCTAAGGAGCTTTTGCAGTGATTATAAACGTTATCTTGAGTCTGTAAAGGAGTTTATTGAAATGGAATGGGAAATAGCTTATCCGGGGCATGGAAACGAAGTTAGAAAGTCCTATCTTAAGCCCTTGAAACCCTTTCCGATGAAGTAG
- a CDS encoding SAM-dependent methyltransferase: MRDKRDHYYWEAKKQGYRSRAAFKLKQINRDFRLIRKGDVVLDLGATPGGWSQVAVELGAFVVAVDINPMEKLEGVTFIQGDITDESLVETLLEISDCYDVVMSDASPKISGVWTVDHLRSVDLARASFRIAQQVLRLGGNFLVKVFQGEEIQNFYNELKPHFGFKKFHSPKASRKSSAEIYFIGKGFKGLR, translated from the coding sequence ATGAGGGACAAAAGAGATCATTACTACTGGGAAGCGAAGAAGCAAGGCTATCGCAGTAGAGCTGCGTTCAAACTGAAGCAAATAAATCGGGATTTCAGGCTAATTCGCAAGGGAGATGTTGTTCTCGACCTTGGTGCCACGCCGGGTGGCTGGAGTCAGGTTGCGGTGGAACTTGGGGCTTTCGTTGTTGCGGTTGACATAAACCCGATGGAAAAGCTTGAAGGCGTAACCTTCATTCAGGGCGACATTACCGACGAATCTCTCGTCGAGACCTTGCTTGAGATCAGCGATTGCTACGACGTAGTCATGAGCGATGCTTCGCCAAAGATCAGCGGAGTGTGGACTGTAGACCATCTTCGCTCCGTAGATCTGGCAAGAGCAAGCTTCAGAATTGCACAGCAAGTTTTAAGGCTTGGGGGCAATTTTCTTGTTAAGGTTTTTCAGGGTGAAGAGATCCAGAATTTCTACAATGAGCTGAAGCCTCATTTCGGCTTCAAGAAATTCCACAGTCCAAAGGCTTCAAGAAAGAGCAGTGCGGAGATCTACTTCATCGGAAAGGGTTTCAAGGGCTTAAGATAG
- a CDS encoding class I SAM-dependent methyltransferase, whose amino-acid sequence MYGIEFSKEFEEALKELESLGNIKIFIEDAFKFDISKIEPVDVILNDLTLPFASSMTALRRFLPKLKPDGKILFVHKLSKGNEADFKALRSLPAKGLKIGGNFIT is encoded by the coding sequence GTGTATGGCATAGAGTTCAGCAAGGAATTCGAGGAAGCCCTTAAAGAGCTTGAAAGCCTTGGAAATATCAAGATTTTTATAGAGGATGCCTTTAAGTTCGACATTAGCAAAATCGAGCCTGTTGATGTTATTTTGAACGATCTGACTTTGCCCTTCGCCTCTTCGATGACCGCCTTGAGAAGATTTTTGCCCAAATTGAAGCCAGATGGCAAAATTCTATTTGTGCATAAGCTCAGTAAAGGAAATGAGGCAGATTTTAAGGCTTTGAGATCATTGCCCGCGAAAGGGCTAAAGATAGGAGGGAACTTTATTACCTGA